Proteins found in one Crassostrea angulata isolate pt1a10 chromosome 3, ASM2561291v2, whole genome shotgun sequence genomic segment:
- the LOC128176776 gene encoding E3 ubiquitin-protein ligase synoviolin-like gives MKTLLVTGLSVVLSAAVIGNAYYQKKQFYPSVVYITKSNPSMAMLYIQAFVFVILMGKLMRKVFFGNLRPAEIEHLIERSWYAVTETCLAFTVFRDDFSPKFVALFTLLLFLKCFHWLAEDRIDYMERSPVISVLFHIRALTLIALLGVLDLYFINHAYHSTLTKGASVQLVFGFEYAILMTIVAMTFMKYILHSIDLQNENPWENKAVYLLYTELFLGAVKVVLYMAFMVIMIKVHTFPLFAIRPMYLSMRGFKKALHDVIMSRRAIRNMNAFYPDATEEELQVDDVCIICRETMTTAAKKLPCNHIFHTTCLRSWFQRQQTCPTCRRDVLRAAPTPPQATPPQPPQPPQAQPPQNIFGGMAGMPPQMWPQPPVQPHQPNVAQPGGTQAPQSGTSTATVSSTFTHPSVSAPTTTTFPGMPATGGLPTGMPPMMPMVPLMMPFGMPRPPSNLSELSTEDLRRIEGQERENVEARIQWLRDIQALMDGAMVMINQYNTVAAQLSTPTINPNVSSTNSREEAVPKSESTEVKTEIKTEPSNSDLDYEGLEGATGFTPPKEEVIPDWEDPTKEEHEDEMHEIRRRRLQKFDQEQSAKQTSDTAS, from the exons ATGAAGACCTTACTGGTAACCGGGTTAAGTGTGGTTTTAAGCGCAGCTGTGATTGGAAATGCCTATTATCAGAAGAAACAGTTTTATCCCTCTGTGGTTTACATCACAAAATCAAACCCCAGTATGGCG ATGCTCTATATCCAGGCTTTCGTTTTTGTCATACTAATGGGAAAACTTATGAGAAAAGTGTTTTTCGGAAATCTTCGTCCAGCTGAAATAgag CATTTAATAGAAAGATCTTGGTATGCAGTGACTGAAACTTGTCTGGCATTTACAGTGTTTCGTGATGACTTTAGTCCTAAATTCGTTGCCCTGTTCACACTGTTGTTATTTCTCAAATGTTTCCACTGGCTTGCAGAGGACAGAATTGATTAT ATGGAGAGAAGTCCAGTGATATCAGTATTATTTCACATCAGGGCATTGA CCCTGATAGCATTGTTGGGAGTGTTGGATCTGTACTTCATCAACCATGCATACCACAGCACCCTAACTAAAGGGGCATCAGTGCAACTCGTGTTTGGCTTTGAG TATGCCATATTGATGACCATTGTGGCGATGACATTTATGAAGTACATCCTCCACTCCATCGACCTACAGAACGAGAACCCGTGGGAGAACAAGGCGGTGTATCTGTTGTATACAGAGCTTTTCCTAG GTGCTGTGAAAGTTGTGTTATACATGGCATTTATGGTTATCATGATCAAAGTGCACACCTTCCCATTGTTCGCCATCCGACCCATGTATCTGTCTATGAG GGGATTCAAAAAGGCTTTGCATGATGTCATTATGTCTAGAAGAGCTATCAGGAATATGAATGCATT TTACCCTGATGCAACTGAGGAGGAATTACAGGTGGATGATGTGTGTATTATCTGTCGGGAAACCATGACAACGGCTGCCAAGAAGTTGCCGTGTAATCACATTTTCCACACCACCTGCCTGAGGTCATGGTTTCAGAGACAGCAGACTTGTCCTACCTGTAGGCGAGACGTACTGAGGGCGGCGCCCACCCCACCACAAGCCACACCCCCTCAACCCCCACAACCCCCTCAGGCACAACCCCCACAAAACA tttttggGGGTATGGCTGGCATGCCTCCACAGATGTGGCCCCAGCCCCCTGTTCAACCCCATCAGCCAAATGTAGCCCAGCCAG GTGGTACACAGGCACCACAATCAGGCACCTCTACTGCCACTGTCTCCTCCACATTTACTCATCCCTCTGTATCTGCTCCCACCACCACCACATTCCCTGGTATGCCAGCAACAGGAGGTCTCCCCACAGGAATGCCCCCGATGATGCCAATGGTCCCACTTATGATGCCATTTG GCATGCCCCGCCCTCCATCAAATCTGTCTGAGCTGTCTACAGAGGACCTGAGGAGGATAGAGGGACAGGAGAGGGAGAATGTTGAGGCCAGGATCCAGTGGCTGAGGGACATCCAGGCTCTGATGGATGGGGCCATGGTGATGATCAACCAGTACAACACAGTCGCAGCACAGCTCAG CACACCAACAATAAATCCAAATGTTTCCTCAACAAACAGTAGGGAGGAGGCAGTGCCAAAAAGTGAGAGTACTGAagtaaaaacagaaataaagaCAGAACCCTCCAACTCAGACCTCG ATTATGAGGGTTTAGAAGGAGCGACAGGGTTCACACCCCCAAAAGAGGAAGTGATACCAGATTGGGAGGATCCCACCAAAGAAGAACACGAGGATGAGATGCACGAAATCCGACGACGGAGATTACAAAAGTTTGATCAAGAACAGAGTGCTAAACAGACATCGGACACTGCCAGCTAA
- the LOC128176778 gene encoding speedy protein 1-B-like, whose protein sequence is MLLMFPFKITKKATIAKEETTKTKTTSLTDRDANDSCKVQVVKDRDMHQDFLSLVDNFCHMDEFEDSNEPHRVKRPRLALIEERIPICKFTGTGFYSEHHVSTRHHFAVKRTEMRAYFRLLEDDVIQDFLQRDACQRISDKYLLAMVFAYFKRAQMKTKDYSRMNFFLALYLANDMEEDEEDDKYEIFPWALGNKWKDRFPRFLRKKDLFWARISYRAVVSRRCCEEIMDIYPDHACWKRNRPAHHSGAIRSYVREAEGDDGYPRGPNASPRPCALCEPCDSQYDSASPDREEWILSNDDIFDNSQEESSFDMKPLKKNLPDESDGRSVAEE, encoded by the exons ATGTTACTTATGTTTCCCTTCAAGATTACGAAAAAGGCGACGATTGCAAAGGAAGAAACTACCAAAACCAAAACAACTTCTTTGACGGATCGAGATGCGAATGACAGCTGCAAGGTTCAGGTTGTCAAAGACCGCGACATGCACCAAGATTTTCTAAGCttagttgataatttttgtcacATGGATGAATTTGAAGATTCCAATGAACCACATCGAGTGAAGAGACCACGTCTGGCACTTATCGAAGAAAGGATTCCCATCTGTAAATTCACTGGAACAGGGTTTTACTCCGAACACCATGTTTCCACCCGGCATCATTTTGCAGTTAAAAGGACAGAGATGCGCGCTTATTTCAGACTATTGG AAGATGATGTTATTCAAGATTTTCTACAGAGAGATGCCTGTCAAAGAATATCAGACAAG tatttGCTTGCGATGGTCTTTGCCTATTTCAAAAGAGCGCAAATGAAAACCAAGGATTACTCAAGGATGAATTTCTTCCTAGCACT TTACCTAGCAAATGACATGGAGGAAGATGAGGAGGATGATAAATATGAAATCTTCCCCTGGGCTCTGGGCAACAAATGGAAGGACAGGTTCCCTCGTTTTCTTAGGAAGAAGGATCTGTTCTGGGCCAGGATATCTTACCGCGCTGTGGTCAGTCGGCGATGCTGCGAAGAG ATAATGGATATTTACCCAGATCATGCGTGTTGGAAAAGAAATCGTCCGGCCCACCACAGTGGAGCCATCAGGAGTTACGTGCGGGAAGCTGAGGGGGATGACGGCTACCCCCGGGGTCCTAACGCCAGCCCCCGGCCCTGCGCCCTGTGTGAACCCTGTGACAGTCAGTACGACTCGGCCAGTCCGGACAGGGAGGAGTGGATTCTGTCCAATGACGACATCTTTGACAATTCCCAGGAGGAGTCATCGTTTGATATGAAAC CCTTGAAGAAAAATTTACCTGACGAGAGTGATGGACGATCGGTTGCAGAGGAATGA
- the LOC128176777 gene encoding carboxypeptidase O-like yields the protein MIPWNHGKRLPTIPGRCKGQIVILCYTLLFYSVTCVDVEPQKEIYVPNYNVYHNLTRIGKEVEYLLKFPNYVKVYTHHKSRQNRQQYLLHISNFTKHSEKFDNLVEKPRILFSFGEHAREFLPVESAIYFIRNLTGGLLPDVDGFSRQFTQQILSLVDLYIILMANPDGRHHVEKTKNYCWRGTSTGVDLDRNFEWEFGGKGSSSDTEDEEYRGKDPFSEPESLVFQEITSDVSFDAFFSFHSGINHIYIPYSDTKSRQLKRVPDNIQEMLRLAAQLSRSTKYKYRFGTSHQLINYTADGTIFDYMAGIQKIPFSFTVELWGKQHQGMSCFDLFNPKSDELQKVVSNLHPLYINIIRYLSEWKSRNIAKMTNPYSERPSMVLGYMLLGITASVSAMICLHRKFRNCPKIYTHQRIVSLKTLSSSFPAKNL from the exons ATGATACCATGGAATCATGGCAAAAGATTACCTACGATCCCGGGTAGGTGTAAAGGACAGATTGTTATATTGTGTTACACGCTACTTTTCTACAGTGTAACATGTGTTGATGTGGAACCACAAAAAGAAATCTATGTGCCAAATTACAATGTTTACCACAATTTAACCCGCATTGGCAAAGAAGTCGAATACCTTTTAAAATTCCCAAATTATGTCAAAGTGTATACCCATCATAAATCCCGACAGAATAGACAACAGTATCTGCTGCACATCTCAAACTTCACAAAACACAGTGAAAAGTTTGACAACTTGGTTGAAAAGCCTCGAATACTTTTTTCCTTCGGTGAGCATGCAAGAGAATTTCTTCCAGTTGAGAGTGCAATTTATTTCATAAGGAACTTGACAGGTGGCCTTTTACCAGATGTAGATGGCTTTTCAAGACAGTTTACTCAACAAATCCTTTCCCTAGTAGATTTATACATTATACTAATGGCTAATCCAGATGGCCGTCACCATGTTGAAAAGACAAAGAATTACTGCTGGCGGGGAACTAGTACTGGAGTCGATCTTGATAGAAACTTTGAATGGGAGTTTGGTGGAAAAGGAAGCTCAAGTGATACTGAGGATGAGGAGTACAGAGGGAAAGATCCATTTTCAG AGCCAGAGAGTTTAGTTTTCCAGGAAATCACATCTGATGTCTCATTTGATGCTTTTTTCTCCTTCCATTCAGGAATCAATCATATTTACATTCCATATTCAG ATACAAAATCCAGACAGCTCAAGAGAGTGCCAGATAACATCCAGGAGATGTTGAGATTAGCGGCTCAGTTGTCTCGCTCTACAAAGTACAAGTACAGATTCGGAACTTCACACCAGCTCATCAACTACACAGCTGATGGCACCATATTTGACTACATGGCAGGGATTCAAAAA atACCCTTTTCTTTTACTGTGGAGTTGTGGGGTAAACAACATCAGGGAATgagttgttttgatttattcaaCCCTAAAAGTGATGAGTTACAG aAAGTAGTCAGCAATTTGCATCCCCTCTATATCAACATAATACGATATCTCTCGGAATGGAAATCCAGAAACATTGCAAAAATGACCAATCCATAT TCGGAGCGACCATCCATGGTGCTGGGATACATGTTATTGGGGATAACAGCGTCTGTGTCAGCCATGATTTGTCTCCACAGAAAGTTCAGAAACTGTCCAAAAATTTACACGCACCAAAGAATCGTGTCCCTGAAAACTCTCAGTTCCTCATTCCCTGCAAAGAATCTGTGA
- the LOC128176490 gene encoding uncharacterized protein LOC128176490, whose protein sequence is MGSGGSKKSKPPPPKTVPGVPPQPPYLGQPCEYRFENYMIPYVVQSDFGFMPTQGMTLTTLDVSVYTGALGSLYDMGFRLLTFSVIPASLTVSGFVTANVQQTHKYQGICRKLPDDELPQQWSLKVLKSVLPSTVFTYGLFRLGDSNSTADTNHIFQTIVNEASNGARLVCVTITGFNSQNVSQPGATSAAAGAFGGNAAMNVCFFGQSPQMILGVDIFMEIPRNPTPTRYVYQCVTIPMKITWLVAMAMGGKWQVEMDWVGVTSQYLGSGWRLVDTFMDQNNSAFRDNAFFTSKMTINQNCIFIFEKEQSKLNDNTPQYEATMVEYNAPGKMTGGIGTTTATTSPAWEPVLAHLGTFGWELVKILDTPAMKFDGIGGFGSLTFKKVMWMFLQRKIVTSAPPAEEKSPPAPAVPSS, encoded by the exons ATGGGATCAGGGGGAAGTAAAAAGTCGAAACCACCCCCGCCGAAGACGGTGCCCGGGGTGCCCCCTCAACCCCCTTATTTGGGCCAGCCATGTGAATACCGCTTCGAAAACTACATGATACCATATGTGGTTCAGAGCGATTTTGGGTTCATGCCCACCCAGGGCATGACTTTGACTACGCTTGACGTTAGCGTATACACCGGCGCTCTCGGCTCGCTGTATGACATGGGCTTCCGTCTGTTGACGTTCTCTGTGATCCCTGCGTCATTGACGGTAAGCGGCTTCGTCACCGCTAACGTCCAACAGACGCACAAATACCAAGGGATTTGCCGGAAATTACCGGACGACGAACTGCCCCAGCAGTGGTCGCTTAAGGTCCTGAAATCCGTGCTACCATCTACGGTGTTTACATACGGGCTCTTTCGCCTCGGCGATTCTAATTCTACTGCTGACACCAACCACATATTTCAGACTATAGTCAATGAGGCATCTAACGGTGCCAGGCTTGTCTGTGTAACGATCACGGGTTTTAACTCTCAGAATGTGAGCCAGCCAGGGGCCACAAGTGCAGCGGCAGGAGCTTTTGGCGGAAACGCTGCCATGAATGTCTGCTTTTTTGGACAGAGTCCACAAATGA tccTCGGAGTGGACATTTTTATGGAGATTCCAAGAAACCCGACGCCCACCCGATACGTTTATCAGTGCGTGACCATCCCGATGAAGATCACGTGGCTCGTGGCTATGGCGATGGGTGGAAAATGGCAGGTAGAGATGGACTGGGTCggagtgacgtcacaatactTGGGCTCAGGATGGAGGCTAGTAGACACGTTCATGGACCAGAACAATTCCGCTTTCAGAGATAATGCTTTCTTTACTTCCAAAATGACCATCAATCAGAACTGTATTTTCATCTTTGAGAAAGAGCAATCCAAACTGAATGACAATACTCCTCAGTACGAGGCTACGATGGTGGAGTACAACGCCCCCGGTAAAATGACGGGCGGAATAGGAACCACCACCGCCACGACTAGCCCGGCATGGGAACCCGTTCTGGCACACCTTGGCACCTTTGGGTGGGAGCTGGTGAAAATCTTGGACACGCCTGCTATGAAATTTGACGGCATTGGGGGTTTTGGGTCACTCACATTCAAGAAGGTGATGTGGATGTTCCTCCAGAGGAAGATTGTGACGTCAGCACCACCGGCTGAAGAGAAATCTCCACCCGCGCCAGCCGTGCCGAGTTCTTGA
- the LOC128178296 gene encoding cholecystokinin receptor-like: MNIEAWNSELSDFLIGNNIVLGLYLVLGVFGNGLVLFIYLVRMSKNSDDRYFIPSLAGIDACACVVGSSYALALNLLPVRFPGDILCRALWYFSQTTTISGGTLLLVIAVHRYLKVCRPFIGKWSLKVKRLVVLGTVAVAAVLSIPTIFLYGEIKVTSDRYSVENTSLVGYRCGNKGSAGALFGYNVFLFIYAVTGIVIITICYTFIGRSIYSKVMTYRKSLRRVNVVPRPELSVSTVSDIRRSKNLENCATNDKNGDHGYQEQPIERTRVSSNFLKPPEKELPKHIKRRSHELVRANIPAMKNHFQHYKYSYMFMTITVVFVIAYLPRIVIMLLESIFVQTFWLKSDSAIVGLLFLYRLYILNHVVNPFIYGFFDVKFRHEVKYLIWRRKNKPVHPDSQTGH; encoded by the coding sequence ATGAATATTGAGGCGTGGAACTCGGAGTTATCAGACTTTCTCATCGGGAACAACATTGTGTTGGGACTTTATCTTGTTTTAGGGGTTTTCGGAAATGGCCTCGTTCTATTCATTTACTTGGTCCGTATGTCAAAGAACAGCGATGACCGTTATTTTATCCCGTCCCTCGCGGGAATTGACGCATGTGCGTGCGTTGTTGGATCGTCGTATGCCCTCGCCCTGAACCTGTTGCCCGTGAGGTTTCCTGGTGATATTCTTTGTCGTGCCCTGTGGTATTTCAGCCAGACGACAACTATTTCAGGAGGAACTCTGCTTTTAGTTATAGCAGTTCATCGCTATTTGAAAGTTTGCCGCCCTTTCATCGGAAAGTGGTCGCTCAAGGTAAAGAGACTGGTCGTGCTAGGAACAGTTGCGGTCGCAGCAGTTTTATCCATTCCAACGATTTTCTTGTACGGAGAAATTAAAGTAACTAGCGACCGATACAGCGTTGAAAACACTTCTCTAGTGGGATATCGGTGTGGCAACAAGGGCTCTGCGGGCGCTCTTTTTGGATATaatgttttcttatttatttatgctGTGACGGGAATAGTAATTATCACAATCTGTTACACCTTTATTGGTAGGTCTATTTACAGTAAAGTCATGACCTACAGAAAGTCTCTAAGACGTGTGAACGTTGTACCTCGACCCGAACTCTCGGTCTCCACTGTGTCTGACATTAGACGGAGTAAGAACCTTGAAAATTGTGCTACTAACGATAAAAATGGAGATCACGGATACCAAGAACAACCAATCGAACGCACGCGAGTGAGTAGTAACTTTTTGAAACCCCCTGAGAAAGAACTACCAAAACACATTAAAAGGAGGTCGCATGAGCTCGTGAGGGCCAATATTCCAGCCATGAAGAACCACTTTCAGCATTACAAATATTCGTACATGTTTATGACGATTACAGTTGTGTTTGTAATTGCTTACTTGCCTCGCATTGTCATCATGTTGCTCGAGTCGATTTTCGTACAGACGTTTTGGCTTAAATCAGACTCTGCCATTGTAggattattatttttgtatcGACTGTACATTCTGAACCACGTTGTCAATCCTTTCATATATGGATTTTTTGACGTCAAGTTCCGACACgaagtaaaatatttgatttggaGACGTAAAAACAAACCTGTTCATCCAGACAGTCAAACTGGTCATTAG